A stretch of DNA from Streptococcus sp. NPS 308:
TATCGGTGCTTTTGAAAATTACTTGCTAGCAATAGGGTGGTTTGTGGGATGGCTCATCGAGCGCCATTCCATAAAGAAGCCAAATGCTAGTAAATAACGCCTAGTATATCTTAGATTATTTTAAAGGTTATTAGTTATTAATAGTTTAATAATCATTCGAATTCAGAATTCTACCTTTCCAATCATATAGTTAGGAGACACATGAAAAAGTTTTATGCTCTTTTAATGACCTGTTTATTACTTGTTTTTCTATCCGTGCCTCAAATCGTTGATGCAGGTGTCGGACATTCCAGAAGTGGTAGCAGCAGTCGCAGTAGCTCCAGAAGTAGTAGCCGCTCAAGTGGAGGAGGAAGTCGTTCTGGCGGCTCATCCTACCACTACTACCGCTCTGGATACGGGTCATCCTCTAGTAGTTCTACTAGCTCTCCCTATCTAGGATTTATGTTCATATTAGTCGGAGGAATCATACTAGTTGTTATCGTTGAATCCTTAAAAAATAAAGCAAATAATTCAAGCACAAGCCACAGTAATACCAACTATCAACCAATCCACCGACGAATTGAACATAACACTTTGGCCATTAGTCGTGTAAAATATGGGGAACCAAACTTTGACGCTGATGCCTTCATTTCTTGGGTTAAGGAAGTCTACCTTAAATTACAGGTCGCCTGGACTGAGAAAAATTGGAACTCTGTCCGAGCTTTAGAAAGTACTAGTCTCTATTCACAGCACAGCACGCAATTAGAAGATCACATCCGAGCTAAGACAACCAATGTTTTAGAGAAAGTTTGTATCGAAAATGTTCGCATCAAGGAGTTCATTGAAAATCCTGACGGAAACGATACCTTAGTCGTAATCCTATCGTCTACCTTGCGGGACTATGTCATTGACGATGAGACTCGCCGTGTCCTTGAAGGAGATCCTAAAAAAGATCTCTTCACCGTGTATCAATTGAACTTTATCCGTCAACACGGTAGCCAAACGCAAGCAGTCAATCCAGACCAAGTTGTGAGTGACCACTGTCCAAACTGTGGCGCCCCATTGAAAATCTCTGCAGTTAGCGAGTGCGACTACTGTGGTGCCAATCTCTCTCGCAGTCCAAACCAATGGGTACTGGATACCTATGATGTTGTGGATGAAGACGAGCTTTATAATTAGGAGGAATTATGGGATTTATACGTGCAGCCTTATCAGCAGGCTTAAATAGTTTTAATGATAGTAAATTCAAGGAAGTCATTGTCCTTCCAGACAATGTCTCTGGCGATGCCTTGGCCATCAAGGGACAACTACTCACAAAAGACCCAGATGGACGTTCTCGTCACAGCAATCAAAACACAGGCCTCTTGTCAGATGGCAGTGTAGTTATCGTTCCTCAAGGCTATAGCGCTGTTTTGGTAAACAACGGTACCTTCCTTGGTGAAGTTCTCGAAGCTGGTAGCCACGAATGGCAAGCTGGTGATAACGCCTGGCTCCTTGAAAAAGGTGGTTTAAAAGGCACTTGGGAAAACTTTAAAAACCGTTTCTCTTTTGGTGGACAAGTCATCACCCAACAGGAAATTATCTTTATCCGCATGCAACCCATGGCGGGCAATAAGTTCGGCACACAAAATGCGGTCGAATACTTCAGCGAACGTTACCAACAACTGCTCAACATCCGTTTCTATGGCTTGTTTGATGTAAAAATCGCTGATCCAGTCCTCTTCTATGTGAGCTCTGTTAGCCGTCAAATTACTGACGGACAGCCATTCACTCTCCAGGATGTAGCTCAAGGAACGCTCCGTCAAAATATTGCACCGAAAATTGCGATTGCCATTGCCAAATACACCAACGAAAACAAGGTTGATATCTATAGCCTCAATGCCAACCAAGATACCTTTAACGAACTCGCTAAACAAGAAGTCAACAAGGTTTGGACAGGTCTCTACGGGATTGAAGCAACTAATATCTTGCTTGAAGACCTCAGCTACGACCAAGAAAGTCTTGATATCGTTCGCAAGCTCGACAGTGAGCTCGTGGCAATGAAGTACAACACGATTGAGATTGAAGAACGCCGCGCTCGTAACGAAGCGCTTATTGCTGCAGCTGCCAACGAAGGGAATGGCAATGGGATGAACATGTTTATGGGAATGAATCTTGGCCAAACTCTCGGTGGTCAACTAAGCCAACAAGCCCAAAATCAAGCGCCTGCTCAAAATACTGGGCAAGCTACTAGCAAGAATTTTTATATCGAAGTTGATGGGAAATACGTTCTCGTCACCAAAGACGAAGATGGAAATATCGTACCAGTCAACTAATTAAGCCCCTTCTGACATTTGAGTAATGTCGTCTTTTATGGTACAATAAAGAGTAAATTATTTTATTAAAGAGGTAAAAACATGATTGAAGCAAGTAAATTAAAGGCTGGTATGACCTTTGAAACAGCTGACGGAAAATTGATCCGCGTTTTGGAAGCTAGCCACCACAAACCAGGTAAAGGAAACACCATCATGCGTATGAAATTGCGTGATGTCCGTACTGGTTCTACATTTGACACAAGCTACCGTCCAGAGGAAAAATTTGAACAAGCCATCATCGAGACTGTTCCAGCTCAATACTTGTACAAAATGGATGACACAGCCTACTTCATGAACACAGAAACTTACGACCAATACGAAATCCCTGTAGTCAACGTTGAAAACGAATTGCTTTACATCCTTGAAAACTCAGATGTGAAGATTCAATTCTACGGAACTGAAGTAATCGGTGTTACCGTTCCTACTACTGTTGAATTGACAGTTGCAGAAACTCAACCATCTATCAAAGGTGCTACTGTTACAGGTTCTGGTAAACCAGCAACGATGGAAACTGGACTTGTCGTAAACGTTCCAGACTTCATCGAAGCAGGACAAAAACTCGTTATCAACACTGCAGAAGGAACTTACGTTTCTCGTGCCTAATCTCTAGAAAGAGGTCATTCTATGGGAATTGAAGAACAACTTGGCGAAATCGTTATCGCCCCACGTGTACTTGAAAAAATCATTGCTATTGCTACTGCAAAAGTAGAGGGTGTACACTCTTTTTCAAACAAATCAGTATCTGACACCCTTTCAAAACTTTCTCTCGGCCGCGGCGTTTATCTTAAAAACGTGAACGAAGAACTCACAACTGATATCTATCTCTACCTTGAGTACGGAGTAAAAGTTCCTAAGGTAGCTGTTGCTATCCAAAAAGCTGTCAAAGATGCTGTCCGCAACATGGCTGATGTAGAACTAACTGCTATCAATATCCACGTTGCAGGTATCGTTCCAGATAAAACACCAAAACCTGAATTGAAAGATCTATTTGACGAGGACTTCCTCAATGACTAGTCCACTATTAGAATCTAGACGCCAACTCCGTAAATGTGCTTTTCAAGCTCTCATGAGTCTTGAGTTCGGTACGGATGTCGAAACTGCTTGTCGTTTCGCCTATACTCATGATCGTGAAGATACTGATGTGCAACTTCCAGCCTTTTTGACAGAGCTAGTTTCTGGTGTTCAAGCTAAAAAGGAAGAACTAGACAAGCAAATCACACAGCATTTAAAATCAGGTTGGACCATCGAGCGTTTAACACTCGTGGAGAGAAACCTTCTTCGCTTGGGAGTCTTTGAAATCACTTCATTTGACACCCCTCAGTTGGTTGCTGTTAATGAAGCTATAGAGCTTGCTAAGAGTTTTGCAGATCAAAAATCTGCCCGTTTTATCAACGGACTCCTTAGCCAATTTGTAACAGAAAAAAATTAAATACAAGAAAAAGTGTTTGACGAATGTCAAACACTTTTTCTTTGCTTCACTCTATCTAAAAAAACGATCATAGATTAAATTAGAAAGCAACAACCAGATGAAATCTGCATGAATGAGAAAGTTAATAAAAATATGGCACAGGATTGTGATTTTTAGATTCTTTGTCCAACGGTAGACTAAAGCAAAGAAAAGACCGAAAAAACAATAAATCATCAAACTGATGGGGTCGCGATGGGACAATACCAAATGACTGAGCCCAAATATAAGAGCTGATAAGATGACATCCAAGTAGTATTTGGACTTAGGGAAAAAGGTATTCATAAAATAGCCTCTATGAACAATCTCCTCCAATATAGGCCCCAAAATGACAACTGAGATAAAAGAGAAGCAAGTCGTTAAAATAGTAGATTGCTCACTGAAGGATAGGACCGAAAGAAGGTCTTCAAAGATATAGTGATTATTAATGAAGTGACTAAATTGTAAGTAAAAAGCACTTAACAACTGACGGACAAAATAAGCAGCCACTAGACTAACTAGAAGGTAAAAGAATCTGGATTTCTTCGAGCCCTTTTTCTCAAAAATATAGAGCATTTTTTTCCTTTTAAGCCAATAGATAACTAGTACTAAAAGAGCTAATTGCTCTACTGCTACAATAATAGAATAGCCATCCATACCCCAGACAAATAGCTTAGCCAGATAGAGACTACTGTAGTCTAGTAGATAAATTGATAGAAATACCAGTAATGTATAGATTCCCAAATGGCCTAGTTTTTTCATACTTACTCCTAAAAATCTTTGTCGACTTATTTTTATAGCATAAATATCTTTTATTATATTAACAACTATTTTTAAAAAAGTCAATTTTTCATCCTGAATGGTTGCTTTACCCATTGAAAAACAAGAAATTGATAAAAAAGATTTCTCTATCTTCCTATCAAATTAGAAAAAGTGTTTGCCTTCCACTATCTAAAAAAATGATAATAGATATAATTGTAAACAAAAATCCAGATGGGTTTTGCATAAATGAGAAAGTTGAAAAAACTATGACACAGAATGGTGATTTTTAGATTCTTTGTCCAACGGTAGACAAGGGCATAGAAGAGACCGCCTAAACTATAAATAATCAAACTGATAGGATCTCGGTGAGTTAGGATCAAATGACTAAGTCCAAAGATAAGAGCAGATAGGATAACATCCAGATAGTACTTGGACTGGGGGAAAAAGGTATTCATAAAGTACCCTCTATGAATCAGTTCCTCTAATATAGGTCCGACGACTACTGTTAAATTAAAACTGAGAACAGTTGATAGAAAAGTTGGTTGACCATTGGAGTATAGAGTCGAAAGAAGGTCCTGAAAGATATACTTGTTATCAATTAGGTGATGAAACTGTAACTGAAAAGCATCCACCAATTGACGATCAAAATAAGTAGCCACTAGACCAACTACAAGGTAAAAGAATCTTGACTTCTTTGAACCCTTTTTCTCAAAAATATAGAGCATCTCTTTCTTTTTGAGCCAGTAGATAAATAATAGCAAAAGAGCTATTACTTCAACTGTTAAAAAGATAGAATAGCCATCTATCCCCCATCCTAAAAACTTAGTTAGATGCATAATCCCTAACTCTGGTAGATAAACCGATAAAAATACCAGTAAGATAAAGACTCCCAAATGCCCTAGTTTTTTCATTTTTACAAACTTCCTTAACTTCTTGTTCCTCTATTCAACTTTTTCCCGTAATTTAGATTTCTAATTTCCTTTCGAGTTTGAAAATCATTTAAACATTACAAACTTCTATATCTAGTATAAATCATTTTTGACCAGTGTGCCATCCATCTCCTAAACTGTCAATTTTTCGTCCTGAATTGCATTTTTCCATAAAAAATGAGACCTTGCTAGTCTCATTTAGTCATTCTTAGTATTTTCTAAACCGTTGGTAACGTTCTTCGAGGAGCTGTTCCAAGGCTAAGCCTTGCAAGCGGTCAAGTTCTGCACGCAATTCATTTTTAACACGAGCTTGCAGTTCCTTACTGGAAAGCCCTGCTTCTGAGATTACCTTGTCAACGATACCCATTTCTAGGAGTTCGTGTGAAGTGATTTTCATCAACTCTGCTGCCTCCATGGCACGGCTTCCATCCTTCCAAAGGATAGAGGCAAAACCTTCTGGGCTGAGTACGGCATAGATCGAATTTTCCAGCATCCAGACACGGTCAGCAACGGCTAGTGCTAATGCACCTCCAGACCCTCCTTCACCGATAATAATCGCGATGATTGGAACCTTGAGGTCGCTCATTTCCATCAGGTTTCGAGCGATTGCTTCCCCTTGTCCACGTTCCTCAGCTCCAACACCTGGGTAAGCTCCAGCAGTGTTGATGAAGGTTACAACTGGACGACCAAATTTTTCTGCCTGTTTCATCAAGCGAAGAGCCTTGCGATAGCCTTCTGGATGGGGTTGCCCAAAGTTCCGTTTGAGGTTGTCATGAAGACTTTTTCCCTTTTGGATACCAACAACTGTGACTGCTTGGTCACCTAACCAGCCAATCCCACCGATGACCGCACCATCATCACGAAAAGAGCGGTCTCCATGCAATTCGATAAACTCATCAAAGATTCCATTGGCAAAATCAAGTGCGGTCAAGCGACTCTGCTCGCGTGCCTCTCTGACTATTTTTGCAATATTCATCCGCGACTTCCTCCATGCAATCTCACTAATTTAGCAATTGTATCTGGCAATTCTCTCCGTTTGACAATTGCATCCACAAATCCATGTTCAAGCAAAAATTCTGCCTTTTGGAAATCATCCGGCAAGGTCTCACGAACTGTATTTTCGATAACACGACGCCCTGCAAAACCAACCAAACTCTGGGGCTCTGCTAGGATAATGTCACCTTCCATAGCAAAAGAAGCTGTCACTCCGCCTGTTGTCGGATCCGTCAAAATAGTCAGGTAAAAAAGTCCTGCCTTGGAATGGCGTTGAACTGCCGCAGAAATCTTAGCCATCTGCATCAAGCTCATAATCCCTTCTTGCATACGTGCACCGCCAGAAGCCGTAAAAAGTACAACTGGCAACTTTTCAACTGTCGCATATTCAAACAAGCGCGTGATTTTTTCACCCACAACGGTTCCCATCGACGCCATGATAAAGTTTGAATCCATGATCCCAAGGGCAACTTTTTGTCCCTTGATGCTAGCTGTACCAGTCAGGACAGCTTCATCCAGTCCTGTTTTTTCACGCATGCTAGCCAGTTTTTTCTGGTAACCAGGAAAGTTCAAGGGATCTTGAGTTTCAATTCCTGTAAACATCTCCACAAAGCTATCAGAATCAACTGTTAGAGCCAAGCGCTCTTGGGCTGAAATACGGAAAGTATAGCTACAATGGGGACAAATGCGCTCACTCCCAAGGTCCTTTTGATAAATGGTGTGCTTACATCCAGGACACTTGGAGAAGAGTTCATCAGGCACCTCCGGCTTGGCTTGTGGTGCCTGCCTTACGGATCGATTAGGATTGATCCGAATATACTTATCCTTTTTACTAAATAGAGCCATAAATCCCCCTTTTAGTTCTCATACTCTTTGAAAGTCTATTCTTTTTCTTGGTAATGTGGCAAGAAAGTTTCCATCAGGAAGGAAGTATCGTAGTCCCCAGCGATAACCCGACGGTCTGAAATCAGATCCAACTGGAAGTCTGCATTGGTTTGCACTCCTTCAATCTCAAGCTCATAAAGTGCCCGTTGCATCTTCATTAAGGCATCAAAACGATTCTCCCCATGAACAATGATTTTGGCAATCATACTATCATAGTAAGGGGGAATGGTATAACCTGGATAAACTGCTGAGTCCACACGCAAGCCAACTCCACCACTTGGTAGATAGAGATTGGTAATTTTCCCCGGGCTTGGAGCAAAGTTAAATGCTGGATTTTCTGCATTGATCCGACACTCGATAGCATGACCACGCAGGACGATGTCTTCTTGCTTAACAGACAAGTGTTGTCCAGCCGCAATACGAATCTGCTCCTTGACGATATCCACACCTGAAACAAACTCTGTGACTGGGTGTTCAACTTGCACACGAGTATTCATTTCCATGAAGTAGAAATTACCACTCGCTTCATCGAGAAGAAATTCAATCGTCCCTGCATTTTCATAGCCAACAGACTCCGCTGCACGAACGGCCGCAGAACCAATTTCATGACGAAGGGTTTTGCCAATCGCGATGGACGGGCTTTCTTCTAAGACCTTTTGGTTATTTCGTTGAAGAGAACAATCCCGTTCTCCTAGATGGATGACGTGTCCCTCTTGGTCAGCAAGGATTTGGACCTCGATATGACGAGCTGGATAAATCACACGCTCAAGGTACATAGCACCATTCCCAAAATTTGCCTTGGCTTCACTGGATGCTGTCTCAAAGGCTGCGACCAAGTCTT
This window harbors:
- the accC gene encoding acetyl-CoA carboxylase biotin carboxylase subunit, coding for MFRKILIANRGEIAVRIIRAARELGIATVAVYSTADKEALHTLLADEAICIGPGKATESYLNINAILSAAVLTEAEAIHPGFGFLSENSKFATMCDEVGIKFIGPSGAVMDTMGDKINAREQMIKAGVPVIPGSDGEVHTAEEALAVAEKIGYPVMLKASAGGGGKGIRKVEKAEDLVAAFETASSEAKANFGNGAMYLERVIYPARHIEVQILADQEGHVIHLGERDCSLQRNNQKVLEESPSIAIGKTLRHEIGSAAVRAAESVGYENAGTIEFLLDEASGNFYFMEMNTRVQVEHPVTEFVSGVDIVKEQIRIAAGQHLSVKQEDIVLRGHAIECRINAENPAFNFAPSPGKITNLYLPSGGVGLRVDSAVYPGYTIPPYYDSMIAKIIVHGENRFDALMKMQRALYELEIEGVQTNADFQLDLISDRRVIAGDYDTSFLMETFLPHYQEKE
- a CDS encoding acetyl-CoA carboxylase carboxyl transferase subunit alpha; translation: MNIAKIVREAREQSRLTALDFANGIFDEFIELHGDRSFRDDGAVIGGIGWLGDQAVTVVGIQKGKSLHDNLKRNFGQPHPEGYRKALRLMKQAEKFGRPVVTFINTAGAYPGVGAEERGQGEAIARNLMEMSDLKVPIIAIIIGEGGSGGALALAVADRVWMLENSIYAVLSPEGFASILWKDGSRAMEAAELMKITSHELLEMGIVDKVISEAGLSSKELQARVKNELRAELDRLQGLALEQLLEERYQRFRKY
- a CDS encoding CPBP family intramembrane glutamic endopeptidase; translated protein: MKKLGHLGIYTLLVFLSIYLLDYSSLYLAKLFVWGMDGYSIIVAVEQLALLVLVIYWLKRKKMLYIFEKKGSKKSRFFYLLVSLVAAYFVRQLLSAFYLQFSHFINNHYIFEDLLSVLSFSEQSTILTTCFSFISVVILGPILEEIVHRGYFMNTFFPKSKYYLDVILSALIFGLSHLVLSHRDPISLMIYCFFGLFFALVYRWTKNLKITILCHIFINFLIHADFIWLLLSNLIYDRFFR
- the nusB gene encoding transcription antitermination factor NusB, giving the protein MTSPLLESRRQLRKCAFQALMSLEFGTDVETACRFAYTHDREDTDVQLPAFLTELVSGVQAKKEELDKQITQHLKSGWTIERLTLVERNLLRLGVFEITSFDTPQLVAVNEAIELAKSFADQKSARFINGLLSQFVTEKN
- a CDS encoding CPBP family intramembrane glutamic endopeptidase; this translates as MKKLGHLGVFILLVFLSVYLPELGIMHLTKFLGWGIDGYSIFLTVEVIALLLLFIYWLKKKEMLYIFEKKGSKKSRFFYLVVGLVATYFDRQLVDAFQLQFHHLIDNKYIFQDLLSTLYSNGQPTFLSTVLSFNLTVVVGPILEELIHRGYFMNTFFPQSKYYLDVILSALIFGLSHLILTHRDPISLIIYSLGGLFYALVYRWTKNLKITILCHSFFNFLIYAKPIWIFVYNYIYYHFFR
- a CDS encoding Asp23/Gls24 family envelope stress response protein; this translates as MGIEEQLGEIVIAPRVLEKIIAIATAKVEGVHSFSNKSVSDTLSKLSLGRGVYLKNVNEELTTDIYLYLEYGVKVPKVAVAIQKAVKDAVRNMADVELTAINIHVAGIVPDKTPKPELKDLFDEDFLND
- the accD gene encoding acetyl-CoA carboxylase, carboxyltransferase subunit beta, translated to MALFSKKDKYIRINPNRSVRQAPQAKPEVPDELFSKCPGCKHTIYQKDLGSERICPHCSYTFRISAQERLALTVDSDSFVEMFTGIETQDPLNFPGYQKKLASMREKTGLDEAVLTGTASIKGQKVALGIMDSNFIMASMGTVVGEKITRLFEYATVEKLPVVLFTASGGARMQEGIMSLMQMAKISAAVQRHSKAGLFYLTILTDPTTGGVTASFAMEGDIILAEPQSLVGFAGRRVIENTVRETLPDDFQKAEFLLEHGFVDAIVKRRELPDTIAKLVRLHGGSRG
- a CDS encoding zinc-ribbon domain-containing transport protein; amino-acid sequence: MKKFYALLMTCLLLVFLSVPQIVDAGVGHSRSGSSSRSSSRSSSRSSGGGSRSGGSSYHYYRSGYGSSSSSSTSSPYLGFMFILVGGIILVVIVESLKNKANNSSTSHSNTNYQPIHRRIEHNTLAISRVKYGEPNFDADAFISWVKEVYLKLQVAWTEKNWNSVRALESTSLYSQHSTQLEDHIRAKTTNVLEKVCIENVRIKEFIENPDGNDTLVVILSSTLRDYVIDDETRRVLEGDPKKDLFTVYQLNFIRQHGSQTQAVNPDQVVSDHCPNCGAPLKISAVSECDYCGANLSRSPNQWVLDTYDVVDEDELYN
- a CDS encoding SPFH domain-containing protein; translation: MGFIRAALSAGLNSFNDSKFKEVIVLPDNVSGDALAIKGQLLTKDPDGRSRHSNQNTGLLSDGSVVIVPQGYSAVLVNNGTFLGEVLEAGSHEWQAGDNAWLLEKGGLKGTWENFKNRFSFGGQVITQQEIIFIRMQPMAGNKFGTQNAVEYFSERYQQLLNIRFYGLFDVKIADPVLFYVSSVSRQITDGQPFTLQDVAQGTLRQNIAPKIAIAIAKYTNENKVDIYSLNANQDTFNELAKQEVNKVWTGLYGIEATNILLEDLSYDQESLDIVRKLDSELVAMKYNTIEIEERRARNEALIAAAANEGNGNGMNMFMGMNLGQTLGGQLSQQAQNQAPAQNTGQATSKNFYIEVDGKYVLVTKDEDGNIVPVN
- the efp gene encoding elongation factor P, encoding MIEASKLKAGMTFETADGKLIRVLEASHHKPGKGNTIMRMKLRDVRTGSTFDTSYRPEEKFEQAIIETVPAQYLYKMDDTAYFMNTETYDQYEIPVVNVENELLYILENSDVKIQFYGTEVIGVTVPTTVELTVAETQPSIKGATVTGSGKPATMETGLVVNVPDFIEAGQKLVINTAEGTYVSRA